From the genome of Muricauda sp. SCSIO 64092, one region includes:
- a CDS encoding (2Fe-2S)-binding protein, with the protein MEKKDQDAESKSAKNISRRGFIRGAGLSTAGSVLLSSNVLAFDYKEQPAKGKEFGPGAMTIKMKVNGITKSISVEPRTTLAAALRDHLGLTGTKVVCDRGACSACTVYLDGKPVNSCIMSALDVGDKEVTTIEGIAKNGELHPVQEAFIEHDASQCGYCTPGMVMSCVHLVENNPNPNLEDVKDATRGNLCRCGTYPHVFKATLEAAKKMI; encoded by the coding sequence ATGGAAAAAAAAGACCAAGACGCGGAGTCCAAATCGGCAAAAAACATAAGTAGGCGGGGGTTTATCCGAGGTGCAGGATTATCCACTGCCGGCAGTGTATTGCTCAGCTCAAATGTGCTTGCCTTTGATTATAAGGAACAGCCAGCCAAAGGGAAAGAATTTGGTCCTGGGGCCATGACCATAAAAATGAAGGTCAATGGCATAACAAAATCGATTAGTGTAGAACCGAGAACAACTTTGGCCGCTGCTTTACGAGATCATTTGGGACTTACGGGGACCAAGGTCGTTTGTGATCGGGGTGCTTGTTCGGCATGTACGGTTTATTTGGATGGAAAACCCGTGAATTCCTGCATCATGTCCGCCCTTGATGTTGGTGACAAAGAAGTAACCACTATAGAAGGGATTGCAAAGAATGGTGAACTGCACCCAGTTCAGGAAGCCTTTATTGAGCACGATGCATCACAATGTGGATATTGTACACCGGGAATGGTTATGTCTTGTGTCCACCTTGTGGAAAACAACCCTAATCCCAATCTGGAAGATGTAAAAGATGCCACTCGGGGTAACCTTTGCCGTTGTGGTACCTATCCACATGTTTTTAAGGCAACCCTGGAAGCAGCAAAAAAAATGATATAA
- the ccsA gene encoding cytochrome c biogenesis protein, with amino-acid sequence MRSLLPLFNTKAAAVYLLVFAASIGVATFIENDYGTSAAQKVVYQAWWFELLLFLFGISVIVNIRTFNMIKQKKWALLIIHIAIIVILIGAALTRYLGYEGMMHIRENSSSNSFLSSNNYLKFHVKKDGKDFYFDEPVFFASLGGNHWEGSYLVDDNPIKVKVTQFVPNPKRVLGEASDGKPTLQMVVGSLDGRENHFVMENEARRIGNLLFNFKESQSTGAINIRYRNDSLKIKPIMALTQTNMATRQRDTLFPGHYSPLQLNALYSDGFNTFVFTDFKKNGQLQIQSEDPKVKNESIVALALDIAVNDESKNTYVFGKQGNPGSSQTMQFNNMELSVSYGAKEMTVPFFIRLNDFIMEKYPGTNSASSYASEVTLIDRQNDLNTDYRIYMNNILNYGGHRFFQSSFDTDEKGTYLSVNSDFWGTLISYIGYALLTLGMFMTLFSKRTRFYQVSQKIKKIRANRPTLVLLALLCTSIGHTQPMENVDYTARAVELSHAEQFSRLIVQDFKGRMKPVHTLSREIFRKVSRKESQFGLTADQLLLSLFADKETWQGAPLIKLGKHEDLRDQLELQTEYAAYTDFFDGNGKYKLLAGVRKAYAMEPGDRGVYEKELLKVDERVNVLRMAFSGRLLKLVPNPNDSNNAWVPIITHIHGPNDLHGASDSVTDMFHAYGDTLKKAMTTGDYTEVNLVLEKLHTYQQEHGGGIIPSESKIKAEVLLNESKVFTRLAVFYILVGIVLLGLLFVSVFKPKLKLKGVYTLLLVLIFLGFVVHTLGLGLRWYVSERAPWSNGYESMIYIAWTATLAGLIFTRKSLGGLAATTVLAAIILFVATLSFLDPEITPLVPVLKSYWLTIHVSLVAGSYGFLMLGAIIGLINLTLIAFIRGSNKDRVKGIIQEMSYISELTLVGGLFMLSVGTYLGGIWANESWGRYWGWDAKETWALVTILIYAFILHMRLIPKFRGLFAYNLASIFGLASVIMTYYGVNYYLSGLHSYASGDPVPIPNWVYIVVVSIVVLSSLAYFKNRKYPIMN; translated from the coding sequence ATGAGGTCTTTACTCCCCCTTTTTAACACAAAGGCCGCAGCGGTTTACCTTTTGGTGTTTGCTGCATCCATAGGTGTAGCCACATTCATTGAAAACGATTACGGAACAAGTGCGGCCCAAAAAGTGGTCTACCAAGCCTGGTGGTTTGAACTTTTGCTTTTCCTTTTTGGCATAAGTGTCATTGTAAATATCCGGACGTTCAACATGATAAAACAGAAAAAATGGGCATTGCTTATTATCCATATTGCCATTATTGTGATTTTGATCGGTGCTGCCCTCACCCGCTATCTGGGGTATGAGGGAATGATGCACATTCGGGAAAACAGTTCATCCAACAGTTTTCTGTCATCCAACAACTATTTGAAGTTCCATGTAAAGAAAGATGGCAAGGATTTTTATTTTGACGAACCGGTATTCTTTGCTTCCTTGGGGGGCAACCATTGGGAGGGATCCTATCTGGTGGATGACAATCCCATAAAGGTAAAAGTCACCCAGTTTGTACCTAATCCAAAACGGGTGCTGGGCGAAGCAAGTGACGGGAAGCCTACACTGCAAATGGTGGTCGGTAGCCTTGATGGTAGGGAAAATCACTTTGTCATGGAAAATGAGGCCCGACGCATTGGGAACCTGTTGTTCAATTTCAAGGAAAGCCAATCGACCGGGGCCATAAACATTCGTTACCGCAATGATTCCTTAAAGATCAAGCCCATCATGGCCCTCACCCAAACCAATATGGCCACCCGTCAACGGGATACCCTGTTCCCGGGTCATTATAGCCCATTGCAGTTAAATGCCTTATATTCCGATGGGTTCAATACGTTTGTTTTTACGGATTTCAAGAAAAATGGACAATTACAGATCCAATCGGAAGATCCAAAGGTCAAAAACGAAAGTATTGTTGCTTTGGCACTTGATATCGCTGTGAACGATGAGTCGAAAAATACTTATGTGTTTGGGAAACAGGGAAATCCAGGAAGCTCACAAACCATGCAGTTCAACAATATGGAACTATCGGTTTCGTATGGGGCCAAAGAAATGACGGTCCCCTTTTTCATTCGGTTGAACGACTTTATCATGGAGAAATATCCAGGCACCAACAGTGCTTCCTCCTATGCCAGTGAGGTGACTTTGATAGATAGGCAAAATGACCTAAATACGGATTATAGAATTTATATGAACAATATTCTTAATTACGGCGGCCATCGGTTTTTTCAGTCCTCCTTTGATACTGATGAAAAAGGAACGTATTTGAGTGTAAACAGTGATTTTTGGGGCACCTTGATCTCTTATATAGGTTATGCACTACTTACCTTGGGAATGTTCATGACACTTTTCAGTAAAAGGACTCGCTTCTACCAGGTTTCCCAAAAAATCAAAAAGATAAGGGCAAACAGGCCAACTCTTGTCCTTTTGGCACTTCTGTGTACTTCCATTGGCCATACACAACCCATGGAAAATGTGGATTATACGGCCCGTGCCGTAGAATTGTCCCATGCCGAACAATTCAGCAGGTTGATCGTACAGGATTTCAAGGGAAGAATGAAGCCGGTCCATACCTTGTCCAGGGAAATCTTTCGAAAAGTGTCCCGTAAGGAAAGCCAGTTCGGATTAACGGCCGATCAGCTGCTGTTGAGTTTATTTGCCGATAAGGAAACCTGGCAGGGAGCCCCCCTGATCAAATTGGGTAAGCACGAGGACCTAAGGGACCAGCTGGAACTTCAAACGGAATACGCGGCCTACACGGATTTTTTTGATGGAAATGGAAAATACAAGTTACTGGCTGGGGTCCGCAAAGCCTATGCCATGGAACCCGGAGATAGGGGTGTTTATGAAAAAGAACTCCTAAAAGTGGATGAACGCGTGAATGTGCTTAGGATGGCTTTCTCAGGGCGTTTGCTAAAGCTGGTTCCCAACCCCAACGACTCCAACAATGCCTGGGTTCCCATTATTACCCATATCCATGGCCCCAATGACCTGCACGGTGCCTCCGATAGTGTAACGGATATGTTCCACGCTTATGGGGATACCCTTAAAAAGGCGATGACTACGGGAGACTACACAGAAGTCAATCTTGTATTGGAAAAACTTCATACCTATCAGCAAGAGCATGGGGGTGGCATTATTCCATCCGAGTCAAAAATCAAAGCAGAGGTATTGCTCAACGAATCCAAAGTGTTCACGCGTTTAGCGGTATTTTATATTTTGGTCGGTATCGTGCTTTTGGGCTTGCTGTTCGTTTCGGTCTTTAAACCCAAGCTGAAGCTAAAAGGGGTGTACACACTGCTCTTGGTATTGATCTTCCTTGGTTTTGTAGTACATACCCTTGGTCTTGGGCTACGTTGGTACGTTTCGGAAAGGGCCCCTTGGAGTAATGGATATGAATCCATGATCTACATCGCCTGGACGGCCACCTTGGCGGGCCTGATTTTTACCCGAAAATCTTTAGGTGGCCTTGCAGCCACCACAGTGTTGGCAGCCATCATCCTTTTTGTGGCCACCCTGAGTTTTCTGGATCCGGAAATCACGCCTTTGGTACCCGTTTTAAAATCGTATTGGCTTACCATTCATGTGTCCTTAGTGGCGGGCAGCTATGGTTTTTTGATGCTCGGTGCCATCATTGGGCTCATTAACCTAACCCTAATTGCATTCATACGGGGGTCAAATAAGGACCGGGTAAAAGGAATCATCCAAGAAATGTCATATATCAGTGAGCTCACCTTGGTTGGAGGGTTGTTCATGTTGAGTGTTGGTACCTATCTTGGGGGCATCTGGGCCAATGAATCCTGGGGAAGATACTGGGGTTGGGATGCCAAGGAAACCTGGGCCCTTGTTACCATTCTCATCTATGCCTTCATCCTGCACATGAGGTTGATTCCCAAGTTTAGGGGGCTCTTCGCCTATAACCTGGCCAGTATTTTTGGTTTGGCCTCCGTGATCATGACCTACTATGGGGTAAACTATTACTTGTCCGGCCTACACTCTTATGCCTCGGGCGACCCGGTCCCTATTCCCAATTGGGTCTATATTGTTGTCGTTTCCATTGTCGTCCTCAGTAGCTTGGCCTATTTTAAGAATAGAAAATATCCAATCATGAATTAG
- the hemG gene encoding menaquinone-dependent protoporphyrinogen IX dehydrogenase translates to MTKKIAILYASVDGQTLKISNTLGSQLQKSHHSVDLFPVGAFDGDVKAYDLFVIGASIRYGVHDKRIIDFINTQKTQLDSVKTAFFSVNLVARKPEKNAPDTNPYVIKFFKTIDWNPTLVTVFAGKLDYKKYPFFDRIMIQFIMWMTKGPTNKNAEIEYTDWKKVEEFGEQLNGL, encoded by the coding sequence ATGACCAAAAAAATCGCCATCCTCTATGCTTCGGTAGACGGACAAACGTTAAAAATTAGTAATACCCTTGGCAGTCAACTACAAAAAAGCCATCACAGTGTTGATTTGTTTCCAGTCGGTGCTTTTGATGGGGATGTCAAGGCCTATGACCTATTTGTCATTGGTGCCAGCATTCGATATGGGGTCCATGACAAAAGGATAATTGACTTTATCAACACACAAAAAACACAACTAGACTCGGTTAAAACAGCATTTTTCTCCGTAAACCTTGTGGCACGAAAGCCAGAAAAAAACGCCCCGGACACAAATCCTTATGTCATAAAGTTCTTTAAGACCATAGACTGGAACCCCACTTTGGTTACCGTATTTGCTGGTAAACTTGACTACAAAAAATACCCTTTTTTCGATAGGATCATGATTCAATTTATCATGTGGATGACCAAAGGACCAACCAATAAAAATGCAGAAATTGAATATACGGATTGGAAAAAAGTGGAGGAATTCGGAGAACAATTGAACGGGTTATAG